One window of Bacteroidia bacterium genomic DNA carries:
- the mnmG gene encoding tRNA uridine-5-carboxymethylaminomethyl(34) synthesis enzyme MnmG — translation MFEEYDVIVVGAGHAGCEAAAAAANMGSKTLLVTMNMQTIAQMSCNPAMGGIAKGQIVREIDALGGYSGIVSDKSAIQFKMLNRSKGPAMWSPRTQNDRMMFAAEWRRMLEETPNLDFWQDMVSKLIVKEGKVRGVVTGMGLEINAKAVVLTNGTFLNGIIHIGEKNFGGGRAAEKASTGITEQLVDIGFEAGRMKTGTPPRIDGRSLDYSVMVPQPGDAVPEKFSYSNSTAVLKEQVPCWLTYTSDEVHDILRTGFEKSPMFSGRIQGIGPRYCPSIEDKIERFSDKNQHQLFVEPEGWNTVEIYVNGFSTSLPEDVQYAALRKVKGFENVKMFRPGYAIEYDYFPPTQLSLTLETKLVENLYFAGQINGTTGYEEAACQGLMAGINAHRKIHGEEKVVLKRSEAYIGVLIDDLVTKGTEEPYRMFTSRAEFRTLLRQDNADVRLTPLGFDIGLASKDRLEAVQEKVSGTEQIIKFFRNTSIGPEEINSALSEIGSSPIPHKVKMISVLSRPEISIEWLKDKSQGLSELFSGLGDRAQEYFTSAEVLLKYEGYIHKEEEMANKLNRFDGIELYDTFDYHSLLSLSTEARQKLSRIKPRTVGQASRISGVSPSDISVLLVHLGR, via the coding sequence ATGTTTGAAGAATATGATGTTATTGTTGTAGGTGCTGGCCATGCCGGTTGTGAAGCTGCTGCTGCTGCTGCCAATATGGGTAGTAAAACCTTGTTGGTGACTATGAATATGCAGACCATAGCTCAAATGAGTTGTAATCCGGCTATGGGCGGTATTGCCAAAGGTCAGATTGTTCGTGAAATAGATGCATTGGGTGGTTATTCCGGTATAGTTAGTGATAAATCGGCTATACAGTTTAAGATGCTGAATAGAAGCAAGGGTCCAGCCATGTGGAGTCCTAGGACTCAGAATGACCGTATGATGTTTGCAGCAGAGTGGAGAAGGATGTTGGAGGAAACCCCCAATTTGGATTTTTGGCAGGATATGGTTTCCAAACTGATTGTTAAAGAAGGTAAGGTGAGGGGTGTTGTTACTGGTATGGGGTTGGAAATCAATGCGAAAGCTGTTGTTTTAACCAATGGGACCTTTTTAAATGGCATTATTCATATTGGTGAGAAAAATTTTGGTGGTGGTCGGGCTGCTGAGAAGGCTTCTACCGGGATAACGGAGCAATTGGTTGATATTGGTTTTGAAGCTGGGCGTATGAAAACAGGAACTCCTCCTCGTATCGATGGTCGATCTTTGGATTATTCGGTGATGGTTCCTCAACCCGGAGATGCTGTTCCTGAAAAATTTTCTTATTCAAATTCAACAGCGGTATTAAAGGAGCAAGTACCATGTTGGTTAACCTATACCTCCGATGAGGTTCATGATATTTTGCGCACCGGATTTGAAAAGAGTCCGATGTTTTCAGGGAGAATTCAAGGAATTGGTCCTCGTTATTGTCCAAGTATTGAAGATAAGATTGAGCGTTTTTCGGATAAGAATCAGCACCAATTGTTTGTTGAACCTGAGGGTTGGAACACAGTGGAGATTTATGTCAATGGATTTTCCACATCTTTACCTGAGGATGTGCAATATGCCGCCTTGAGAAAGGTTAAGGGTTTTGAAAATGTGAAGATGTTTAGACCCGGTTATGCCATTGAATATGATTATTTTCCTCCTACTCAATTAAGTTTAACTCTAGAAACCAAGTTAGTTGAAAACCTATATTTTGCCGGACAAATCAATGGCACCACCGGATATGAAGAAGCTGCTTGTCAGGGTTTAATGGCTGGGATTAATGCACATAGGAAAATTCATGGTGAGGAGAAGGTTGTTTTAAAACGTTCAGAGGCTTACATTGGTGTTCTGATTGATGATTTGGTTACTAAAGGTACCGAGGAGCCTTACCGTATGTTTACTTCCAGGGCTGAGTTTAGGACCTTGCTTCGTCAAGATAATGCTGATGTAAGGTTAACACCGTTAGGGTTTGATATTGGTTTAGCGAGTAAGGATAGGTTAGAAGCTGTTCAAGAAAAGGTATCCGGAACGGAGCAAATTATTAAATTCTTTAGGAATACATCCATTGGTCCGGAAGAGATTAATTCAGCTTTGAGTGAGATAGGTTCCTCTCCAATACCACACAAGGTTAAGATGATATCCGTTTTGTCCCGTCCCGAAATTTCTATTGAATGGTTAAAGGATAAATCTCAGGGATTATCTGAATTGTTTTCCGGTTTAGGAGATAGAGCACAGGAGTATTTTACTTCAGCTGAGGTATTATTGAAATACGAGGGCTATATTCACAAAGAGGAAGAGATGGCGAATAAGTTAAATCGTTTTGATGGAATAGAGCTTTATGATACTTTTGATTACCATTCCTTACTTTCATTAAGCACCGAAGCAAGACAAAAACTTAGTAGAATTAAACCACGAACTGTTGGACAAGCTAGCCGGATTTCAGGTGTAAGTCCTAGTGATATCTCGGTTTTACTTGTTCATTTAGGTAGATAA
- a CDS encoding DUF3179 domain-containing protein: MKAYLWFVLFFILLLVFEFLKLYFIMPFPGSQTSEMVWLSYPIHVYRWVFRSLIGLGFLLAMWRCFKISTLGKVISFLGAMFVCLVYYGVGYVFSAEAMFKQLERLSYVDAKAYESSRIIIGINRNDEAKAYPIEMLGYHHYILDSLANQPYLLSYCTVCHSGRVYSPVVDGKLLRFRLVGMDLFNAMLEDNETGSWWRQASGECIAGPFKGRKLTELPFVQCSVAEWVKLFPGSYFLKEDSRYKDEYRSIDGFAVGEVKGGLIGVDTTGIWSDKAWIIGVEFNGISKAYLWNDVVKRGPLVDSIGNSVIEIYANEESHDFFVKDYLTDSTMLSFQEFWHSWKAFHPNTLRKIDY; encoded by the coding sequence ATGAAGGCTTACTTATGGTTCGTTTTGTTCTTTATACTTTTACTGGTATTTGAATTTTTAAAACTGTACTTTATTATGCCTTTTCCTGGTAGTCAAACCTCGGAAATGGTTTGGTTGAGCTACCCTATTCACGTTTATAGGTGGGTGTTTAGATCGTTGATTGGTTTGGGTTTTTTACTAGCGATGTGGCGATGTTTTAAGATTTCTACACTTGGGAAAGTTATTAGTTTTTTAGGAGCTATGTTTGTTTGTTTGGTTTATTATGGTGTTGGCTATGTATTCTCTGCAGAGGCAATGTTCAAACAACTTGAAAGACTTTCATATGTGGATGCTAAGGCATATGAATCTTCTAGAATAATTATTGGTATCAATAGGAATGATGAAGCAAAAGCTTATCCCATTGAGATGCTTGGTTATCATCACTATATTCTAGATAGTTTAGCAAATCAACCTTATCTTCTAAGCTATTGTACTGTATGTCATTCAGGTCGTGTTTATTCTCCTGTTGTGGATGGAAAACTATTGCGGTTTAGGCTGGTGGGAATGGATTTATTTAATGCCATGCTTGAAGATAATGAAACCGGTTCGTGGTGGAGACAAGCTTCAGGTGAATGTATTGCCGGTCCGTTTAAAGGTAGGAAATTGACTGAATTACCTTTTGTTCAGTGTTCGGTAGCGGAATGGGTAAAACTATTTCCGGGTTCTTATTTTCTTAAAGAGGATTCTCGTTATAAGGATGAGTATCGGTCTATTGATGGGTTTGCAGTTGGTGAGGTTAAGGGTGGTTTAATTGGTGTAGATACAACGGGTATTTGGTCTGACAAAGCCTGGATTATTGGGGTTGAATTCAATGGTATTTCAAAGGCTTATTTATGGAATGATGTTGTGAAGAGGGGTCCTTTAGTAGACTCAATTGGAAATTCTGTTATTGAAATTTATGCAAATGAAGAGAGTCATGATTTTTTTGTAAAGGATTATTTAACTGATTCAACCATGTTAAGTTTTCAGGAGTTCTGGCACTCCTGGAAAGCTTTTCATCCGAACACCCTTCGTAAGATTGACTATTGA
- the hflX gene encoding GTPase HflX, whose amino-acid sequence MIERKTVKPKTEEKAVLVGLIYRFQNEQDIQEYMDELAFLADTAGLLPVRRFTQKLEKPDPRTFIGSGKVAEIVDYVKENEIEVVVFDDELSPSQLRNTEKEFGVKVVDRTGLILDIFAQRARTSHARTQVELAQYQYILPRLKRMWTHLERQKGGIGLRGPGETQLETDQRIIRDKISKLKEQLVTIDRQMATQRKGRGEMVRVALVGYTNVGKSTLMNCISKSDVFAENKLFATLDTTVRKVVIGNLPFLLTDTVGFIRKLPTQLVESFKSTLDEVREADLLLHVVDISHPQFEEHIRVVKETLLEIGAGDKQTIMVFNKIDAFHYTPKAEDDLSPVKKENFSLDDLKRTWMGQGSEVVFISALQKENLEEFRSLVYDRVKTIHVGRFPYDNLLF is encoded by the coding sequence ATGATTGAACGGAAAACTGTAAAGCCTAAGACGGAAGAGAAGGCTGTATTAGTTGGCTTAATTTATCGTTTTCAAAACGAGCAAGATATTCAGGAATACATGGATGAATTGGCTTTTTTAGCCGATACTGCCGGATTACTTCCTGTTCGAAGGTTTACCCAAAAGCTTGAAAAACCTGATCCGCGCACCTTTATCGGTTCCGGTAAGGTGGCTGAAATTGTAGACTATGTTAAGGAGAATGAGATTGAAGTAGTTGTTTTTGATGATGAATTAAGTCCAAGTCAGCTTAGGAATACAGAGAAGGAATTTGGTGTTAAGGTGGTGGATAGAACCGGGTTAATATTGGATATTTTTGCCCAACGAGCTCGTACTTCTCATGCCAGGACTCAAGTGGAACTTGCTCAATATCAATATATTCTACCAAGGTTGAAGCGCATGTGGACCCATTTGGAGAGACAGAAAGGAGGGATTGGTTTACGTGGCCCGGGGGAAACTCAATTAGAAACTGACCAACGGATTATACGGGATAAGATTTCTAAGCTTAAGGAACAATTAGTAACTATTGACCGCCAAATGGCTACTCAACGAAAAGGAAGGGGTGAAATGGTGAGGGTTGCCCTGGTTGGGTATACGAACGTTGGAAAGAGTACCCTGATGAATTGTATTTCTAAATCGGATGTATTTGCGGAAAATAAGTTGTTTGCAACCTTAGATACTACTGTTAGGAAGGTGGTTATAGGTAATTTGCCATTTTTACTTACTGATACAGTTGGTTTTATTCGAAAATTACCTACGCAATTGGTAGAAAGTTTTAAATCGACTTTGGATGAGGTGAGAGAAGCTGATTTGTTACTGCATGTGGTTGATATCAGTCATCCTCAGTTTGAAGAACATATACGGGTTGTGAAAGAGACCTTGTTAGAAATTGGTGCAGGCGACAAACAAACGATCATGGTCTTTAATAAAATTGATGCTTTTCATTACACTCCGAAAGCAGAAGATGATTTATCGCCGGTTAAAAAAGAGAATTTTTCACTGGATGATTTGAAGAGAACCTGGATGGGTCAGGGTAGTGAAGTAGTTTTTATTTCTGCTTTACAGAAGGAAAATTTAGAGGAGTTTAGAAGTTTGGTATATGATAGGGTTAAAACTATTCATGTGGGTAGATTCCCGTATGATAATTTGTTGTTTTAG
- a CDS encoding SirB2 family protein, which translates to MIIYFVKAYYLLTDRKDGLEKWSKWTKIPEMVISTLFLATGIYLATQAAELGSWFYVKIAAVIGSIPLAIVGVKKENKVAMTASIVLLIYAFGVARTRSITFTNPTISGVETDPGSSAYDIKAHGQAVYIMHCQRCHGEDGKAGLQGASDLTASTMDYQQRLTIITMGKVIMPSFQNTLKEEERNAVVVFLDKFHPVGH; encoded by the coding sequence ATGATTATTTACTTTGTAAAGGCCTATTACTTGTTGACCGACAGAAAGGATGGATTAGAAAAATGGAGTAAATGGACTAAAATTCCGGAGATGGTAATAAGTACTTTGTTTCTTGCTACCGGTATTTATTTAGCTACTCAGGCCGCTGAGTTAGGTTCATGGTTTTATGTAAAAATTGCTGCTGTCATAGGTTCAATTCCTTTAGCCATTGTTGGTGTTAAAAAAGAGAATAAGGTTGCGATGACTGCGTCCATTGTTTTATTGATTTATGCTTTTGGTGTAGCACGTACCCGCAGTATCACTTTTACCAATCCAACCATTAGTGGGGTTGAAACGGATCCTGGTTCTTCCGCTTATGATATTAAGGCTCATGGACAAGCAGTTTATATTATGCATTGCCAACGTTGCCATGGTGAGGATGGAAAAGCAGGTTTACAAGGAGCTTCTGATTTAACAGCTTCTACTATGGATTATCAGCAACGTTTGACTATTATTACCATGGGAAAAGTAATTATGCCATCTTTTCAGAATACTTTAAAAGAAGAAGAACGCAATGCGGTGGTAGTGTTCCTGGATAAATTTCATCCGGTGGGACATTAA